One genomic segment of Chiloscyllium plagiosum isolate BGI_BamShark_2017 chromosome 10, ASM401019v2, whole genome shotgun sequence includes these proteins:
- the LOC122553834 gene encoding mRNA decay activator protein ZFP36L1-like isoform X2, with translation MSTKLTSCFYDIGEVLCKNKMISYNNNINVGSSSVPLLDRKAVGTPTLVDYQRRHSVALVNANSKFNQNQLLNGFKLEQSGTAAAGPNKENKFRDRSFSETGLQKAQNQVNSSRYKTELCRPFEENGSCKYGDKCQFAHGIHELRSLARHPKYKTELCRTFHTIGFCPYGPRCHFIHNAEERRVSPIHDQQHLPLSSSNKIDRPRLQHSYSFSGISSSSSGLLDSPTSITPPPMFSSEDLSSSPTLPDCASNPFTYSSQELPNLFAPSIGIPVPMTAANNGAHSPSFLLRSLAESPHLYEPPPSPPDSMSDSYLSSSGSVSGSESPTPDLSKRLPIFSRLSISDD, from the exons ATGTCTACAAAGTTGACCTCATGTTTCTACGACATTGGAGAAGTTTTAtgcaag AACAAGATGATTAGCTACAACAACAACATCAACGTGGGCAGCTCGAGTGTGCCCCTGCTGGACAGGAAGGCCGTTGGGACCCCAACCCTGGTGGATTACCAGAGGAGACATTCCGTCGCCCTTGTCAACGCTAACTCCAAGTTCAACCAGAACCAGCTGCTGAATGGCTTCAAGCTGGAGCAGAGCGGGACAGCTGCTGCCGGGCCTAACAAGGAGAACAAATTCCGGGACCGCTCCTTCTCGGAGACGGGCCTGCAGAAAGCCCAGAACCAGGTCAACTCCAGCCGCTACAAGACTGAACTCTGCCGCCCCTTCGAGGAGAATGGCTCATGCAAGTATGGCGACAAGTGCCAGTTTGCTCATGGCATCCACGAGCTGAGGAGCTTGGCCCGGCACCCCAAGTACAAGACTGAACTCTGCCGGACCTTCCACACCATTGGATTTTGCCCCTACGGCCCTCGCTGCCACTTCATCCACAATGCGGAGGAGAGGCGCGTGTCCCCCATTCACGATCAGCAGCATCTCCCCCTCTCCTCCTCCAACAAGATCGACAGGCCTCGCCTGCAGCACAGCTACAGTTTCTCTGGCATCTCCAGTTCCTCCAGTGGGCTGCTGGACAGCCCCACCTCCATCACCCCTCCGCCCATGTTCAGCTCTGAGGACCTCAGCTCCTCGCCCACGCTGCCAGACTGCGCCAGCAACCCCTTCACCTACTCGAGCCAGGAACTACCCAATCTCTTCGCTCCCAGCATTGGCATCCCGGTTCCCATGACCGCCGCTAACAACGGCGCCCACTCGCCTTCCTTCCTGCTCCGTTCTTTGGCTGAGTCGCCCCATCTCTACGAGCCTCCCCCGAGTCCTCCAGATTCGATGTCCGACAGCTACCTGAGCAGCTCTgggagtgtgagcgggtcagaaTCTCCGACCCCTGACCTCAGCAAGCGTCTCCCCATCTTCAGCAGACTCTCTATTTCGGATGATTAA
- the LOC122553834 gene encoding mRNA decay activator protein ZFP36L1-like isoform X4: protein MQNNKMISYNNNINVGSSSVPLLDRKAVGTPTLVDYQRRHSVALVNANSKFNQNQLLNGFKLEQSGTAAAGPNKENKFRDRSFSETGLQKAQNQVNSSRYKTELCRPFEENGSCKYGDKCQFAHGIHELRSLARHPKYKTELCRTFHTIGFCPYGPRCHFIHNAEERRVSPIHDQQHLPLSSSNKIDRPRLQHSYSFSGISSSSSGLLDSPTSITPPPMFSSEDLSSSPTLPDCASNPFTYSSQELPNLFAPSIGIPVPMTAANNGAHSPSFLLRSLAESPHLYEPPPSPPDSMSDSYLSSSGSVSGSESPTPDLSKRLPIFSRLSISDD from the exons ATGCAGAAT AACAAGATGATTAGCTACAACAACAACATCAACGTGGGCAGCTCGAGTGTGCCCCTGCTGGACAGGAAGGCCGTTGGGACCCCAACCCTGGTGGATTACCAGAGGAGACATTCCGTCGCCCTTGTCAACGCTAACTCCAAGTTCAACCAGAACCAGCTGCTGAATGGCTTCAAGCTGGAGCAGAGCGGGACAGCTGCTGCCGGGCCTAACAAGGAGAACAAATTCCGGGACCGCTCCTTCTCGGAGACGGGCCTGCAGAAAGCCCAGAACCAGGTCAACTCCAGCCGCTACAAGACTGAACTCTGCCGCCCCTTCGAGGAGAATGGCTCATGCAAGTATGGCGACAAGTGCCAGTTTGCTCATGGCATCCACGAGCTGAGGAGCTTGGCCCGGCACCCCAAGTACAAGACTGAACTCTGCCGGACCTTCCACACCATTGGATTTTGCCCCTACGGCCCTCGCTGCCACTTCATCCACAATGCGGAGGAGAGGCGCGTGTCCCCCATTCACGATCAGCAGCATCTCCCCCTCTCCTCCTCCAACAAGATCGACAGGCCTCGCCTGCAGCACAGCTACAGTTTCTCTGGCATCTCCAGTTCCTCCAGTGGGCTGCTGGACAGCCCCACCTCCATCACCCCTCCGCCCATGTTCAGCTCTGAGGACCTCAGCTCCTCGCCCACGCTGCCAGACTGCGCCAGCAACCCCTTCACCTACTCGAGCCAGGAACTACCCAATCTCTTCGCTCCCAGCATTGGCATCCCGGTTCCCATGACCGCCGCTAACAACGGCGCCCACTCGCCTTCCTTCCTGCTCCGTTCTTTGGCTGAGTCGCCCCATCTCTACGAGCCTCCCCCGAGTCCTCCAGATTCGATGTCCGACAGCTACCTGAGCAGCTCTgggagtgtgagcgggtcagaaTCTCCGACCCCTGACCTCAGCAAGCGTCTCCCCATCTTCAGCAGACTCTCTATTTCGGATGATTAA
- the LOC122553834 gene encoding mRNA decay activator protein ZFP36L1-like isoform X1 → MTNLHRGSKWTEGSHLGRGRKSFNLNKMISYNNNINVGSSSVPLLDRKAVGTPTLVDYQRRHSVALVNANSKFNQNQLLNGFKLEQSGTAAAGPNKENKFRDRSFSETGLQKAQNQVNSSRYKTELCRPFEENGSCKYGDKCQFAHGIHELRSLARHPKYKTELCRTFHTIGFCPYGPRCHFIHNAEERRVSPIHDQQHLPLSSSNKIDRPRLQHSYSFSGISSSSSGLLDSPTSITPPPMFSSEDLSSSPTLPDCASNPFTYSSQELPNLFAPSIGIPVPMTAANNGAHSPSFLLRSLAESPHLYEPPPSPPDSMSDSYLSSSGSVSGSESPTPDLSKRLPIFSRLSISDD, encoded by the exons atgacaaacttgcacagaggaagtaaatggacagaGGGGAGCCACTTGGGGAGGGGAAGAAAAAGTTTTAACTTG AACAAGATGATTAGCTACAACAACAACATCAACGTGGGCAGCTCGAGTGTGCCCCTGCTGGACAGGAAGGCCGTTGGGACCCCAACCCTGGTGGATTACCAGAGGAGACATTCCGTCGCCCTTGTCAACGCTAACTCCAAGTTCAACCAGAACCAGCTGCTGAATGGCTTCAAGCTGGAGCAGAGCGGGACAGCTGCTGCCGGGCCTAACAAGGAGAACAAATTCCGGGACCGCTCCTTCTCGGAGACGGGCCTGCAGAAAGCCCAGAACCAGGTCAACTCCAGCCGCTACAAGACTGAACTCTGCCGCCCCTTCGAGGAGAATGGCTCATGCAAGTATGGCGACAAGTGCCAGTTTGCTCATGGCATCCACGAGCTGAGGAGCTTGGCCCGGCACCCCAAGTACAAGACTGAACTCTGCCGGACCTTCCACACCATTGGATTTTGCCCCTACGGCCCTCGCTGCCACTTCATCCACAATGCGGAGGAGAGGCGCGTGTCCCCCATTCACGATCAGCAGCATCTCCCCCTCTCCTCCTCCAACAAGATCGACAGGCCTCGCCTGCAGCACAGCTACAGTTTCTCTGGCATCTCCAGTTCCTCCAGTGGGCTGCTGGACAGCCCCACCTCCATCACCCCTCCGCCCATGTTCAGCTCTGAGGACCTCAGCTCCTCGCCCACGCTGCCAGACTGCGCCAGCAACCCCTTCACCTACTCGAGCCAGGAACTACCCAATCTCTTCGCTCCCAGCATTGGCATCCCGGTTCCCATGACCGCCGCTAACAACGGCGCCCACTCGCCTTCCTTCCTGCTCCGTTCTTTGGCTGAGTCGCCCCATCTCTACGAGCCTCCCCCGAGTCCTCCAGATTCGATGTCCGACAGCTACCTGAGCAGCTCTgggagtgtgagcgggtcagaaTCTCCGACCCCTGACCTCAGCAAGCGTCTCCCCATCTTCAGCAGACTCTCTATTTCGGATGATTAA
- the LOC122553834 gene encoding mRNA decay activator protein ZFP36L1-like isoform X5 produces the protein MISYNNNINVGSSSVPLLDRKAVGTPTLVDYQRRHSVALVNANSKFNQNQLLNGFKLEQSGTAAAGPNKENKFRDRSFSETGLQKAQNQVNSSRYKTELCRPFEENGSCKYGDKCQFAHGIHELRSLARHPKYKTELCRTFHTIGFCPYGPRCHFIHNAEERRVSPIHDQQHLPLSSSNKIDRPRLQHSYSFSGISSSSSGLLDSPTSITPPPMFSSEDLSSSPTLPDCASNPFTYSSQELPNLFAPSIGIPVPMTAANNGAHSPSFLLRSLAESPHLYEPPPSPPDSMSDSYLSSSGSVSGSESPTPDLSKRLPIFSRLSISDD, from the coding sequence ATGATTAGCTACAACAACAACATCAACGTGGGCAGCTCGAGTGTGCCCCTGCTGGACAGGAAGGCCGTTGGGACCCCAACCCTGGTGGATTACCAGAGGAGACATTCCGTCGCCCTTGTCAACGCTAACTCCAAGTTCAACCAGAACCAGCTGCTGAATGGCTTCAAGCTGGAGCAGAGCGGGACAGCTGCTGCCGGGCCTAACAAGGAGAACAAATTCCGGGACCGCTCCTTCTCGGAGACGGGCCTGCAGAAAGCCCAGAACCAGGTCAACTCCAGCCGCTACAAGACTGAACTCTGCCGCCCCTTCGAGGAGAATGGCTCATGCAAGTATGGCGACAAGTGCCAGTTTGCTCATGGCATCCACGAGCTGAGGAGCTTGGCCCGGCACCCCAAGTACAAGACTGAACTCTGCCGGACCTTCCACACCATTGGATTTTGCCCCTACGGCCCTCGCTGCCACTTCATCCACAATGCGGAGGAGAGGCGCGTGTCCCCCATTCACGATCAGCAGCATCTCCCCCTCTCCTCCTCCAACAAGATCGACAGGCCTCGCCTGCAGCACAGCTACAGTTTCTCTGGCATCTCCAGTTCCTCCAGTGGGCTGCTGGACAGCCCCACCTCCATCACCCCTCCGCCCATGTTCAGCTCTGAGGACCTCAGCTCCTCGCCCACGCTGCCAGACTGCGCCAGCAACCCCTTCACCTACTCGAGCCAGGAACTACCCAATCTCTTCGCTCCCAGCATTGGCATCCCGGTTCCCATGACCGCCGCTAACAACGGCGCCCACTCGCCTTCCTTCCTGCTCCGTTCTTTGGCTGAGTCGCCCCATCTCTACGAGCCTCCCCCGAGTCCTCCAGATTCGATGTCCGACAGCTACCTGAGCAGCTCTgggagtgtgagcgggtcagaaTCTCCGACCCCTGACCTCAGCAAGCGTCTCCCCATCTTCAGCAGACTCTCTATTTCGGATGATTAA
- the LOC122553834 gene encoding mRNA decay activator protein ZFP36L1-like isoform X3 — MLEVEHYLDVNKMISYNNNINVGSSSVPLLDRKAVGTPTLVDYQRRHSVALVNANSKFNQNQLLNGFKLEQSGTAAAGPNKENKFRDRSFSETGLQKAQNQVNSSRYKTELCRPFEENGSCKYGDKCQFAHGIHELRSLARHPKYKTELCRTFHTIGFCPYGPRCHFIHNAEERRVSPIHDQQHLPLSSSNKIDRPRLQHSYSFSGISSSSSGLLDSPTSITPPPMFSSEDLSSSPTLPDCASNPFTYSSQELPNLFAPSIGIPVPMTAANNGAHSPSFLLRSLAESPHLYEPPPSPPDSMSDSYLSSSGSVSGSESPTPDLSKRLPIFSRLSISDD, encoded by the exons ATGTTGGAAGTGGAGCATTATTTGGATGTG AACAAGATGATTAGCTACAACAACAACATCAACGTGGGCAGCTCGAGTGTGCCCCTGCTGGACAGGAAGGCCGTTGGGACCCCAACCCTGGTGGATTACCAGAGGAGACATTCCGTCGCCCTTGTCAACGCTAACTCCAAGTTCAACCAGAACCAGCTGCTGAATGGCTTCAAGCTGGAGCAGAGCGGGACAGCTGCTGCCGGGCCTAACAAGGAGAACAAATTCCGGGACCGCTCCTTCTCGGAGACGGGCCTGCAGAAAGCCCAGAACCAGGTCAACTCCAGCCGCTACAAGACTGAACTCTGCCGCCCCTTCGAGGAGAATGGCTCATGCAAGTATGGCGACAAGTGCCAGTTTGCTCATGGCATCCACGAGCTGAGGAGCTTGGCCCGGCACCCCAAGTACAAGACTGAACTCTGCCGGACCTTCCACACCATTGGATTTTGCCCCTACGGCCCTCGCTGCCACTTCATCCACAATGCGGAGGAGAGGCGCGTGTCCCCCATTCACGATCAGCAGCATCTCCCCCTCTCCTCCTCCAACAAGATCGACAGGCCTCGCCTGCAGCACAGCTACAGTTTCTCTGGCATCTCCAGTTCCTCCAGTGGGCTGCTGGACAGCCCCACCTCCATCACCCCTCCGCCCATGTTCAGCTCTGAGGACCTCAGCTCCTCGCCCACGCTGCCAGACTGCGCCAGCAACCCCTTCACCTACTCGAGCCAGGAACTACCCAATCTCTTCGCTCCCAGCATTGGCATCCCGGTTCCCATGACCGCCGCTAACAACGGCGCCCACTCGCCTTCCTTCCTGCTCCGTTCTTTGGCTGAGTCGCCCCATCTCTACGAGCCTCCCCCGAGTCCTCCAGATTCGATGTCCGACAGCTACCTGAGCAGCTCTgggagtgtgagcgggtcagaaTCTCCGACCCCTGACCTCAGCAAGCGTCTCCCCATCTTCAGCAGACTCTCTATTTCGGATGATTAA